CTGTGTCTCCgtttcccttgaacaaggggtacgtcttctggatatgggcagcagtctattttacttggccaaagactgttttcgacagagagagagagagagagagagagagagagagagagagagagagagagagagagagagagagagagagagagagagagagagagagagagagagagcgagactgaGGAGGGGGagtagtgtctgtgtgtgtgtgtgtgtttccattggcgttattatccaaatagtcaagagGTGTACGATTTGATTcgcggcatcttgtaatcatggacttgcaggcgtttagatccaaggcgtgcagacacacgtgggtttgcaagaaagggaaatcattcacaaaactagcagatcaagtgcggaatttttatttcgcctgatttcaatggtgtaaagtggggggtgggcgcttacaaggtactataccctatgcacggttttggactaaaagtggggggtgtgcgcttactcgatactgggcgcttacaaggtactttaccgTATATAGGCCAAGATAATACGGGAAGCAGCCCTGGGCAATCTGCAAAAGGCCCAGCCTTCCGGCAGTGGTGAAGGCAAGTCTCTCATTGACATAGTCTCTGCATATCCAGGCCAAAACTAAAGATAGTTGCAGCAGAGTtcccacaacaaacaagcaTAAATGAAACATAGAATTAATGGTTGGACATAGTTGTACTCCCaactgtattttgtttttgtttttttgttactctgttgtgtgttatattttgattcAGTAAAAATGTCGATTGCTAAgttcacttttgttttcaaatcttgttcaaattttgtgtgtgagtttgtgtgattAGAGATGAATTAttcaaaaaacgcaatgaaaacAAGGTTGGCATTATCCTCCTACATTCAGTAATATTAGGCATGTATGAAGTCTAAAGTTCCGCAACATCTACAGTTTCATATATTTTAATTAAGCACAAGGTCACACGGAAAACccattcttcttttttatgCCAATGGTGACAAGACAACAAGCGACCCTAAACTACCTGTTAGCCGGCCGCACTGCTTGACCTCAGTACCAGAGCGACCGCAAGCAAAGCCCGACTTGATATGGTGATCTTTGATTACTTTTCCTTCACTTATCCAAACATTATTCTCTTCCTGAATTTTTATAAGCCAGACTCCATGGCAAACACCTAGCAATGACCAGGATCAGAAATACATCTCACTTTATACACTTAAGCCAAGTCTGAGTAgtctgttattcttctttcttgattGATTGCCTCCCTTTTACCATAAAATTCTCTGATTTCCAAATCTGAGATgcatgcatcagttttattGTTATGTCTGCAATAAATTTAGTTTCTGTACATTTATCATTAATCATAATTATTCCAATAAATTGACTTGCACTAAAGCTAAGTTAGAGAGAGAATTTACTGACAACAATTAAATCAGATCTAGAGTGAGTTGTTTCAACATAAAAACAAGCATTATAATTGTACAATCACAtagacatgtatacacactttGGACTGAACTCTCACTCTGTAATACAATTTCAAACGTTGAATTTAATTACTATTTCTTCAAGCTTTGCCATGCAAAGGGcaatattttaacaaatctcaaaTGTATGTTCTGTTACTCAAAATAATCCCTTTAACTTCAAGTAATATTAATTATAAATTATTTATAACACCTTATACGCACATATATGTAGATAACCAATTCTAACTTCATATGACTATAATTTGATTTTCCATTTGTTTCACTTCCAaagtcaaataatcatacagCAAATAGTACACAAACTCATTTCAATTCATGGACAGATCCAGTTATTAATATGTGGTTATTTAGGAATGTAATGGCACTAgaactgcctaaatggcaggtaAAAATAGTTATACACGTTAAAAATACACTCAAGCAAAATatgtgagtgtacgtgggagtttcagcccatgaatgtagaagaagaagattggatCTTTTGTAAGGACGGGTCCTGAGGCAAATCCAGACAGCCCAAATATTTGACAGTTCAGTGTCTTTGAAAAAGTTATGGTAGAAGAACAAGATTTTCAGTGAAGAGTGGAGAGTCCCATGTGACTGCCTGGCTGGTGATGATGGTTGTTTAGTGGCCGCTTGGTACCGAGGTATGAGCAGACAAGAAGACCCTCTGCCTGCAAACTACAAATTACAACACAGCAGTACCCATGTCAGAGATCCATGTGCACACCTACTAATGCATAATGAAGAATAGCATGTACTAAAGTAATTTGCGAAAGCAAGTACAGCTGTACAGGCTGATGAAGCAAAGTAGCACTAGCAgttacttcaagaaagtcactgtcCTACTTGATATGTCAAAAGCCGGTATataccacacaaacaaattatGTTCAGTGTCAGTATGAGTGACCATCAGATATGTATTTATACACAAGTGACAAGAGCATACAATTTTACAAATGATCAATAAATGGAGGTCAGCTGGGTTCTTACCTGGCTTTATTTTTTACGCAGGTTCACTTGATAATAGACATATGCTTGTTTGGAATCAGTAGCGAAATAAGAAACAGGCCGCAGCCAGTATGAAACGTTTAAAGCGCGCCCCAGTTGGgtgcttctttttttgtgtgtcaattTTACACACGACAGAAATGTCTGAATGTGCAGCATCTATTTGGTTTAACCAAATTTAACTCAATAAAGTACCACTGAAAAAGTTGCTTTTGCATTTGAccgactattagggtttaacgtcctcttagaccaactggtctatattgggacaggtgttggtaatacgctgaaaatatggtgtgatactttgattcgaacaagcccgctgtggctgtcttcttcgacacaccagcattgggtttgtcttgtcaaagtattgaaatacgatcatgataatcagagatgaAAGATCATGCaagcgtgtcttcgtgttttccaagccctgagacttttgctgtgaacttgggatctttttcgggggtgttcggacaccaaagttgaatccgagaaataaatctcttaccgaacgtggggatcaaacccacgctgatagcgaccaactggctacaaagccagcacgctaccaacttagctacgtccccgccaattgcatttgaccagatacTTGTAGTTGCAAACCGGGTTATCCACCATATGTTGAACTCCCACCAGGCGACCGGGCAGTAGATTTGGCCATCTCTAAGCAGTGAAATCATGTTAATAATTTAAAGCCTTCTACAGGGTCAATTTGTTTAGATGCTTGGCCATTTGGATGCCAAACACCATGTGACACAAGATCAATGCAATGAGCATTTCTTCTACTTGAGAGCTACACAGACAATTAGTAGAGATACTCCTCCAGTGTTGGTGGATTCAGTCCAAAGAACTGTGATGTCTCACTGCCATGTAGGCAAGTATGACAGTTGGACAACAAAACTCCAACCAGGTAGAGTTTCCCTACAGGGGACAAGAACAGCTTCAAATTTTTTTTGAAATCCAAAAATGCCCACAGCCTAACAATTTTTGAAAATTCCCATTCAACAGAGTTTCTCACCCTGCTCATTTCTGTGTTGAAGGCCTGTTGCTCTTCTGTGATCTGTCCACGGTACGGCCTCATCAAGTTAGGGGTCAAGGGGTAGGCTCGGTCCCCATACAGGTACATTTCATCTCCTGCTGGAGTGACCATGTGCTGCTGCATGTGTTCAAGAATGCCACTACCATTCAGCAAAGCTGCGTCATGTCGTCGACCAACCAAGGGCCCAAAAACATTTGCCACAAGGCCATTTGGTGTCACGACACACTGAAACTTTAGAGAGTGCACCCTCTTATGGCCATTGTACACTTCTTGTTGCAAATGGCCGGGGCGACACATTGATCGTATTGTGCCATCAACCATCCCCCAACAAAACTCCAGAGGAGCCCCCTTGGCATGTATAGCTGCACAGTACCGTTCCAGTTGGGGCACTGTCAGCCATGGCTGATTGAGGTTTGTCAGAAAACTGATCATAGATGAAGTCGATACCTAccttgaacagcacacacaactcCGGCTTGGGACGATGAAACATCTGCGAAAGGTCAGCAAACCGGCATGGGTAAGCCAACCTCCGCAGACAGATGCAGAGCACCTCCAATcctgaaaaaaaatcataaattcAAATGAGCctggtgagtgtgtatgcgaATGTGTGTGGAGAGGCATATTCTCATACAGTCTTCAAGTTCAAAAATAATAACACTGCAAAAGTTTTCTCACGCGCCTTAAAATACCCAGCCCGACATGCTTATCATCAGTTTGATTTTCTATTTATCAGGTTTGACACAGTTACTGGCtatactgcacacacaaaaacagttacccgacaagaacaaaataaaaagatttttattttgaaggggggggggggggggaacaccACGAAgacaaaatcaataaaaacaattattataaaaaaagttaaaacaaataagTCCTTTGCACATCAAAAGTAACTTCCCTTGAACTTGGATTCATGTAACAATGGCGGCCACTTCGtcaacttgtaaaaaaaatattcatttattttgttaaacTAATATGAATAAATTATCAGTATCGACGCATCTTTATTTATTCTGTTACCATatttcaaaaataatttcacTCAACTCCACAGACTAAGTCAGTAAGTGGCACAACCAATTCACTATTATTTCTCTATTGTCTAAATAGAGTACCGTGTCGACCAAAGGGGCTAAAGTTAGTCAGGTACATTTTGTGATTCAAGTTCAAAATACATAGTTCAAATTTTAGATTTTAAGCAATCCCAAAATAAATTATGCCCCAACTCAACGCTCCGCTTTAATCTTTTATGAAACCTGAAATAGTAAAAACAACTCACTGAATATTCACAGTAAATGCAAACTTCACGACTTTGCGAATCAAATCATGGAGGAGGATCATTAAACTATCATTCTGACTGAAATACAACTAAACTTCACAGCAACCAGGGTAAAAAATAAATTCTCACCACTGGCCTTGGTTCCTTGATTGTTCATTCCATTAGGCGCCTGCATAGTCCTCTGCATTCCCAGAAGGGCGCACAGTCTCCGAATCTCTTCCGCGCTGAAGCGAAATAAGTCCTCACATTCGATGGCTGTGAAGTGATCAAGGGCGAACTGACCCTCATAGGCCCTTCTTTCTGGCTGTTGAAATGTAGGTTAAACTTAGTGAAATCATGGATCACTTGTACACTTTATTCAATTAATTAgcctgaaaattctgctgaagCTAATCAAATCAATACTGGGTAACAGAGGGAAAGTTAAACTCCAacattttaactcgccagctgggcgagtaacttcaagaaagtcactaaccTGGCAGAAATTTCGCCGCCCCGATACATACCAGTTCCCACAATTGATCTGCAGTAGCGTTAAAACCCTTttggttgcatttgaccagaattttaatTGGCCAGCCAGGTGAGTTGCGAGCCTGTTTTTACTAGCCAAGCGGATTGTTTACTCGCCCCTGCATAACAAATGACCCTTAcaggttgaacttgaagcatGTTGGATAAATAGTTTCAACTGTGCATCTCAAAAAGCACCAGTTGACAGTATTCTGATATAAATACTGTGTATGTTTTAGAACACAGAAGTTTCCTTGTACTGAAGTAATTTGATCCTAGAAATAATAAAACTAGAACCAAGGTGCCTTGTGCTTAAAAGTCTGATAGAACCAGTAAGTGTAACATCCTTCttgaaagtacatgtattgctatcaaattaaaatgacacaagaacacaaactgacagtgacacagactctgtgacagagagtggacttaataataatagtcaTGCTTTGATGAAACTAAAACTCTGACTGCAGATTTGGTCATCAGTTTCCATTTGATTTTGATTCTTGAACAGTAAATAGTTAAAACTCTATGTTTATAAACCATTAAATGTAAGTAACAAAGTCACACGGAAACCAAATCTAGGTGTAAGTGTTAGATCTACCCaatatcactatcagtatcactgttgattcagacaagatcactataatgaaaatgaaatctaaccaaaaaaacatttaattttttACATGAACAACATTTAAAACCTAACCATAACCAATCCAAAGTAACCTCACCGGCCATAACCAAAATATACGCCTGTTCCTGACAATTATATTTTAGCGGAACCTTTAATGCCTTTAGAAGCTAGACCTAAGCTTTGACTTGTTTGCTAACCTGATCAAGAAGTGCGAAGACAACAAAATCATCTTCTGCGTCATCCTCGTCCCACGCCGCAAGCTCAAGTTGGTCCCTGGCATCCATGAAGATCgatcttaaaacaaaacataaacagcGAGAGGATTGGAACATTTGCAACTTTTCACTGCATAACTCATCTTCCAGACAGTAAGCGAAATCGAAATCGAAAAGGGTGAATCGAAAAACTGAACACAACTCAAAAGcggccattttttgtgtgtttgaaatgtgaaaaaGCTTGCTCTGTTCAACGCTTAAATTACAGCATCAAACCAGGATTATATCACACATTAAACTGACATTTGTACCATTAAGTGGTTTAGGAACATACTAGTTATAAATAATCCTGTAAATAAACAAGCGTTCGCTCAGTTTTTACATACCTTTTGGGGCTCGTTATTTTCGTCGATTCAACCACAGCTCGTTAGCGGATCGAAGGAAGCATCCGTAAACTTTGACCTCTAACCTTTGAACTGCGCACACATCGCTGACGTCAACACATAAAAAAGTACCGATAACCACTAGCACTACCACTGGCACTGTACACTTAATCAGTCTAATGTGTATGCTTTTGCCTTATTCTACTCTGCAGACGGGGTATGAAATCAGATCTGGAAAAA
This region of Littorina saxatilis isolate snail1 linkage group LG8, US_GU_Lsax_2.0, whole genome shotgun sequence genomic DNA includes:
- the LOC138973818 gene encoding uncharacterized protein — encoded protein: MDARDQLELAAWDEDDAEDDFVVFALLDQPERRAYEGQFALDHFTAIECEDLFRFSAEEIRRLCALLGMQRTMQAPNGMNNQGTKASVCRQRVFLSAHTSVPSGH